A genomic segment from Ptychodera flava strain L36383 chromosome 8, AS_Pfla_20210202, whole genome shotgun sequence encodes:
- the LOC139138798 gene encoding uncharacterized protein isoform X2 has product MTTSAVVLCLFSVSLLFASPARSEDVAANLKKLIEDNFSQNRHHTAGMQTHIAARDFIKKTFEDYGLEVKLKSFPTSDTTTNGTNVIGVLRGTNSGTSNDSVLLVGAHYDTTATTPGVDNNGSGLAALLEMLRLLLQSTTGCVNSNTMIFVAFDSYEEDDNSCPEGMCGSKYFVANDLADYIGEGSFQGAIIMDSIMNFDSTDNSQEIFLQDPSGQFDPFNNQLQDEKFVGNFLFCATRHADADRALLTAFVNEWEALPDDVYKLKQLPLNIAEPPTKDQLSIEFLFDGDHAAFWENDLAYSALYLTDTKGSRGVMKECYHNQCDNTTLLTTDNLNFLAKTTKALTNAVNKMAECKDKDTSLGNSLYSAQASLGLFLSLVAFLAAI; this is encoded by the exons TGTCGCTGCTCTTTGCGTCCCCGGCTAGGTCGGAAGATGTGGCCGCAAACCTCAAGAAGTTGATCGAGGACAACTTCAGCCAAAATCGCCACCACACAGCCGGGATGCAAACCCACATCGCAGCTAGAGACTTCATCAAGAAGACATTCGAAGACTATGGCCTCGAGGTTAAACTGAAGAGTTTCCCGACCTCCGACACAACG ACAAACGGAACAAACGTGATTGGCGTGCTTAGAGGAACAAACAGCGGTACTTCGAACGATTCGGTTCTGCTGGTGGGGGCGCACTATGACACGACAGCAACCACTCCTGGCGTGGATAACAATGGTTCTGGACTCGCCGCTCTGCTAGAAATGCTACGGCTGCTTCTACAGTCAACAACGGGCTGCGTGAACTCAAACACCATGATCTTCGTCGCGTTCGATTCCTACGAAGAAGACG ATAATTCATGCCCTGAGGGTATGTGTGGAAGTAAATATTTTGTGGCAAATGACCTTGCTGATTACATTGGTGAAGGTTCCTTCCAAGGAGCAATTATCATGGATTCGATCATGAACTTTGATTCCACTGACAATTCCCAAGAAATATTCCTTCAAGACCCG TCTGGACAATTTGACCCTTTCAATAACCAACTGCAAGATGAGAAATTTGTGGGTAATTTCTTGTTCTGCGCAACTCGACACGCAGACGCAGACAGAGCTTTATTGACAGCGTTTGTGAACGAATGGGAGGCTCTGCCAGATGATGTCTATAAACTAAAACAGCTACCGCTCAACATTGCAG AACCGCCGACCAAGGACCAGCTATCGATCGAATTCCTCTTCGATGGTGACCATGCAGCGTTTTGGGAAAATGACCTTGcgtacagcgccctctatctCACCGATACAA AGGGATCTCGCGGTGTGATGAAGGAATGTTATCACAACCAGTGCGATAACACCACCCTATTGACAACGGATAACTTGAACTTCTTGGCCAAGACAACTAAGGCATTAACAAACGCTGTTAACAAGATGGCTGAGTGCAAAG ATAAAGATACCTCCCTGGGCAATAGTCTGTACAGTGCACAGGCATCATTGGGCCTGTTCCTTTCTCTGGTGGCATTTTTAGCAGCGATTTGA
- the LOC139138798 gene encoding uncharacterized protein isoform X1 → MIGDSCFLLHPKYMQKIKCNRIPPSLSVSLLFASPARSEDVAANLKKLIEDNFSQNRHHTAGMQTHIAARDFIKKTFEDYGLEVKLKSFPTSDTTTNGTNVIGVLRGTNSGTSNDSVLLVGAHYDTTATTPGVDNNGSGLAALLEMLRLLLQSTTGCVNSNTMIFVAFDSYEEDDNSCPEGMCGSKYFVANDLADYIGEGSFQGAIIMDSIMNFDSTDNSQEIFLQDPSGQFDPFNNQLQDEKFVGNFLFCATRHADADRALLTAFVNEWEALPDDVYKLKQLPLNIAEPPTKDQLSIEFLFDGDHAAFWENDLAYSALYLTDTKGSRGVMKECYHNQCDNTTLLTTDNLNFLAKTTKALTNAVNKMAECKDKDTSLGNSLYSAQASLGLFLSLVAFLAAI, encoded by the exons ATGATTGGTGATTCCTGTTTCCTTTTACATCCAAAATATATGCAGAAAATAAAGTGTAATCGAATACCGCCTTCTCTTTCAGTGTCGCTGCTCTTTGCGTCCCCGGCTAGGTCGGAAGATGTGGCCGCAAACCTCAAGAAGTTGATCGAGGACAACTTCAGCCAAAATCGCCACCACACAGCCGGGATGCAAACCCACATCGCAGCTAGAGACTTCATCAAGAAGACATTCGAAGACTATGGCCTCGAGGTTAAACTGAAGAGTTTCCCGACCTCCGACACAACG ACAAACGGAACAAACGTGATTGGCGTGCTTAGAGGAACAAACAGCGGTACTTCGAACGATTCGGTTCTGCTGGTGGGGGCGCACTATGACACGACAGCAACCACTCCTGGCGTGGATAACAATGGTTCTGGACTCGCCGCTCTGCTAGAAATGCTACGGCTGCTTCTACAGTCAACAACGGGCTGCGTGAACTCAAACACCATGATCTTCGTCGCGTTCGATTCCTACGAAGAAGACG ATAATTCATGCCCTGAGGGTATGTGTGGAAGTAAATATTTTGTGGCAAATGACCTTGCTGATTACATTGGTGAAGGTTCCTTCCAAGGAGCAATTATCATGGATTCGATCATGAACTTTGATTCCACTGACAATTCCCAAGAAATATTCCTTCAAGACCCG TCTGGACAATTTGACCCTTTCAATAACCAACTGCAAGATGAGAAATTTGTGGGTAATTTCTTGTTCTGCGCAACTCGACACGCAGACGCAGACAGAGCTTTATTGACAGCGTTTGTGAACGAATGGGAGGCTCTGCCAGATGATGTCTATAAACTAAAACAGCTACCGCTCAACATTGCAG AACCGCCGACCAAGGACCAGCTATCGATCGAATTCCTCTTCGATGGTGACCATGCAGCGTTTTGGGAAAATGACCTTGcgtacagcgccctctatctCACCGATACAA AGGGATCTCGCGGTGTGATGAAGGAATGTTATCACAACCAGTGCGATAACACCACCCTATTGACAACGGATAACTTGAACTTCTTGGCCAAGACAACTAAGGCATTAACAAACGCTGTTAACAAGATGGCTGAGTGCAAAG ATAAAGATACCTCCCTGGGCAATAGTCTGTACAGTGCACAGGCATCATTGGGCCTGTTCCTTTCTCTGGTGGCATTTTTAGCAGCGATTTGA